The proteins below come from a single Pieris brassicae chromosome 1, ilPieBrab1.1, whole genome shotgun sequence genomic window:
- the LOC123711286 gene encoding uncharacterized protein LOC123711286 translates to MYYTNYSVVFVYHVLVLVHHTCDVIYLFLILPQITMESTNNLLKNINRCLIPKLLKNYDECSEHQEFSLRNQNLAFNFKMLIECLYDINCTDFEQNPVIIALLVNLFLELSCDGPWNNDVTKDISKQLNAHFEKITSVRLDSVFMINNIFDHQEVFNKFSEELHLKLTYENFKKYPAQIEVYYLFIQHLKGYNVAVVPSKIFPITILLVEDFANFNKNKGLKCCTQLLQCLDSNVFQSGNYYEVIYRTLKRNLSDKDDNITNLTHSNLLMLLDILPNTGKRQKLDELYKSCLDQLSIESNLYHKVALMNFTCTLIEHHKSNCGNRSIFKDIVCQNLDMCTNNAVIDVILEPLLKCLKKWIIYCWPVWKYNTDHKLLSALLKVLYTCNEDLFKEIYNIIVTLICLCTKDEQTQILNSLNKVQEIQCDVFKEKIRKIISNFT, encoded by the exons ATGTACTATACTAACTATAGTGTCGTGTTCGTGTATCATGTTTTGGTTCTCGTTCATCACACATGTgacgttatatatttatttttgatattaccTCAAATTACGATGGAatctacaaataatttattaaaaaatattaatcgctGCTTAAtaccaaaattattaaaaaactacgATGAATGTTCTGAACATCAGGAATTTAGTCTAAGAAATCAAAACTTGGcgttcaattttaaaatgcttATTGAATGTTTATATGATATCAATTGCACAGACTTTGAACAAAATCCTGTGATTATAGCTCTTCTCGTGAATCTGTTCTTAGAACTAAGTTGTGATGGGCCATGGAATAACGATGTCACTAAAGATATATCCAAACAGTTAAACGCACACTTCGAAAAAATTACTTCAGTTAGATTAGATTCAGTTTTCATgatcaataatatatttgatcaTCAAGaagtctttaataaattttctgaagaacttcatttaaaattaacatatgaaaattttaaaaagtatccAGCTCAAATTGaagtttactatttatttattcaacatttaaaa GGTTACAATGTTGCTGTGGTGCcatcaaaaatatttccaataaCTATTCTTCTAGTTGAAGATTttgcaaattttaataaaaacaaaggaCTAAAATGCTGTACTCAGTTGTTGCAGTGCCTG gATAGTAATGTTTTTCAAAGCGGTAACTACTATGAAGTTATTTACAGAactttaaaaagaaatctGTCTGATAAAGATGacaatattacaaatcttactcattcaaatttattgatgTTACTTGATATACTACCAAATACTGGAAAG agACAAAAATTGGATGAACTTTATAAAAGCTGTTTAGACCAACTATCAATAGAATCAAACTTATATCATAAAGTAGCTCTGATGAACTTCACATGCACTCTTATAGAGCACCATAAAAGCAACTGTGGTAATAGGagcatttttaaagatattgtgTGTCAAAATTTGGATATGTGTACCAATAATGCTGTCATAGATGTAATTTTAGAACCACTGCTGAAG TGTTTAAAGAAATGGATTATCTACTGTTGGCCAGTGTGGAAATACAACACAGACCACAAACTTCTATCTGCGCTTTTGAAAGTTTTGTATACTTGTAATGAAGATCTCTTTAAAGagatatataacattattgtaACACTCATCTGTTTATGTACAAAAGATGAACAAACTCAAATTCTTAATAGTTTAAACAAAGTTCAAGAAATTCAATGTGATGTatttaaagagaaaataagaaaaattatatcaaatttcacctaa
- the LOC123711279 gene encoding interleukin-1 receptor-associated kinase 4-like, with product MCLLNMYKNIEIRKLPSGLLCNLINILEINSDWKKFMSNIPKDINGLSSTNFEPKYNSEHIYMIEEYAKESSLKCTEILLDEWATSGRVRPKLSDLKMIIDKSQVLYRAADELADLLNESKPQRPGDGPAAPITTDVSILLNDSKLTTDNSNMQRFCGQSTQEMKSADPLIQFSLSNHPITINSNDSIGNKPTIEIKSASDLIKFSSNNIENNTGSQSYTRPLETSGNVPDFKAMEQESANLNNENVYQQSFPNLDLSIDIDSAILQDTKLRDFQYQVLQSITNNFSDNIVEGPNGFKAGKIGSGGFGDVFVGTYPNFGLLAVKKVHSNLDIKRKPDIAMKVFNAEVKFLSHFRHTNILPILGYSIDGPVPCIVSEYIDGGSLSEKIQAKVLNIEHRMNIILGTAKGLKYLHTNETPIQSNAELLNLGRAIASDSDHSTTNFVHGDVKTANILLTKDYVPKLCDFGLAKQYDFTIMTTCPMGTSAYMAPEGLHGTITQKIDIYSFGIVLLEVLTGLKPIVVSNGEKLNIKDYVEENYKGDIKVLLDSDVQNWIEAQDIYTLAQKCLERNRKDRPTMNEVCKALFQIWD from the exons ATGTgtcttttaaatatgtataaaaatattgaaatacgTAAACTTCCGTCTGGACTCCTGTgcaatttaatcaatattttggAGATAAACAGTGATTGGAAAAAGTTCATGTCTAACATACCAAAAGATATAAATGGCTTATCTTCTACGAATTTTGAGCCTAAATACAACAGCGAACATATCTA TATGATAGAAGAATACGCTAAGGAAAGTAGTCTGAAGTGTACTGAGATTTTGCTAGATGAATGGGCAACATCAGGCAGAGTACGTCCAAAATTGagtgatttaaaaatgattattgaCAAATCACAAGTGCTATACAGAGCAGCAGATGAATTGGCAGACCTACTCAATG AATCTAAACCACAGCGCCCTGGAGATGGTCCAGCTGCACCAATAACTACTGATGTTTCAATACTGTTAAATGACTCTAAACTTACAACAGATAATAGTAATATGCAAAGATTTTGTGGTCAGTCCACACAAGAGATGAAATCAGCAGATCCATTAATACAATTCTCTTTATCAAATCATCCTATAACTATAAACAGTAATGACTCAATTGGTAATAAACCCACAATAGAAATTAAATCAGCatctgatttaattaaattctcttcaaataatatagaaaataatacagGCAgtcaatcttatactagaccTTTGGAGACATCTGGTAATGTACCTGATTTTAAAGCAATGGAACAAGAATCtgccaatttaaataatgagaATGTGTACCAACAATCATTCCCGAACCTTGATTTATCTATTGACATAGATAGTGCTATACTTCAAGATACAAAACTAAGGGATTTTCAGTATCAGGTATTACAGAgcataacaaataatttttctgaTAATATAGTTGAAGGTCCTAACGGATTTAAAGCTGGAAAAATTGGTAGTGGAGGATTTGGTGATGTGTTTGTTGGAACTTATCCAAATTTTGGTTTACTTGCTGTAAAAAAAGTTCACAGTAATTTGGATATTAAGCGAAAACCTGATATTGCTATGAAAGTATTTAATGCAGAAGTTAAATTTCTTTCACACTTTAGGCATACCAATATATTACCAATTTTGGGGTATTCTATAGATGGTCCAGTCCCTTGTATTGTAAGTGAATATATAGATGGAGGTTCATTATCAGAAAAAATTCAagcaaaagttttaaatatagaacacAGAATGAACATCATATTAGGAACAGCAAAgggattaaaatatttacatacaaatgaaACACCCATACAGAGTAATGCAGAATTATTGAATTTAGGCAGAGCTATTGCATCAGATTCAGATCATTCAACTACAAATTTTGTACATGGAGATGTGAAAActgcaaatattttattaacaaaggATTATGTGCCCAAG TTGTGTGATTTTGGATTAGCAAAGCAGTATGATTTCACTATAATGACTACCTGTCCAATGGGAACTTCAGCTTATATGGCCCCTGAAGGATTACATGGTACAATTACTcagaaaattgatatatacaGCTTTGGTATTGTGTTACTGGAGGTACTTACTGGCCTTAAACCTATAGTAGTGTCAAAtggagaaaaattaaatatcaaagatTATGTGGAAGAAAATTACAAGGGAgacataaaagttttattagatTCTGATGTACAAAACTGGATAGAAGCCCAAGACATATATACATTGGCACAGAAATGCTTAGAAAGGAATAGAAAAGATAGACCTACAATGAATGAAGTTTGTAAGgcattatttcaaatttgggattga